One region of Candidatus Zixiibacteriota bacterium genomic DNA includes:
- the xerD gene encoding site-specific tyrosine recombinase XerD, with product MAVLTESNQAINDYLQFQELERGLSPNSLASYRCDIVEFARLFKISTDYEIPHRAVNDYIVRLNNLNRRPSSIARKISALRNFYKYLRDRELVRQNPFEFARVPKISRYHPDYLTVDQVTRILSQPDPSGRNGLRDRAMLEMLYGTGMRISELINLRLSAVYDEIGFIKVVGKGNKERLVPYGRYAREAVEKYLTEIREKVRSTTQSDILFLSNRNQKLSRVGVWKIIKKYAARSGIAKTVTPHTFRHSFATHMIEGGADLRTVQELLGHASITTTQIYTQVDKEYLLSVHREYHPRERSSRKREG from the coding sequence ATGGCTGTTCTGACCGAAAGCAATCAAGCGATTAACGACTATCTGCAGTTTCAGGAACTGGAGCGCGGGCTTTCACCCAACAGTCTTGCCTCCTACAGGTGCGATATTGTGGAATTTGCGAGATTGTTCAAAATATCAACTGATTATGAAATCCCCCACCGCGCCGTCAATGACTATATCGTCCGGCTGAACAATCTCAATCGTCGCCCTTCATCGATTGCCCGAAAAATCTCCGCCCTCAGGAATTTCTACAAATATTTGCGTGATCGGGAGCTGGTCAGGCAGAATCCGTTTGAATTTGCCCGCGTGCCCAAGATTTCGCGGTATCATCCGGATTATCTTACCGTTGATCAGGTCACCAGAATTTTGAGTCAGCCGGATCCGAGCGGCAGAAACGGCCTCCGCGATCGCGCCATGCTGGAAATGCTCTATGGAACCGGCATGAGAATATCGGAACTCATAAACCTGCGTCTCTCGGCCGTCTACGACGAAATCGGTTTTATCAAAGTTGTCGGCAAGGGAAACAAGGAAAGGTTGGTGCCTTACGGCCGGTATGCACGTGAGGCGGTGGAAAAGTACCTGACCGAAATAAGAGAAAAGGTTCGTAGCACGACGCAGAGCGATATTCTTTTTCTTTCCAATCGCAATCAGAAGCTGTCCCGGGTAGGGGTCTGGAAAATTATCAAGAAATATGCAGCCCGATCCGGTATTGCCAAAACCGTCACCCCCCATACTTTTCGCCACAGTTTTGCCACCCACATGATCGAGGGGGGGGCCGACCTTCGCACCGTGCAGGAACTTCTGGGGCACGCCAGCATCACGACCACCCAGATTTACACCCAGGTCGACAAGGAATACCTGCTTTCGGTGCATCGCGAATATCATCCGCGCGAACGGTCCTCGCGAAAGCGGGAGGGGTAA
- a CDS encoding GGDEF domain-containing protein: MFHCACRQEGIDVVYNLSRSFAREKISFHYFRTLDELLILSQRYQLDLVIIAGKGDFLKEVEMVHLMKDHIFLAIIPTVLYHPDPTESLLITGFENGADSFLHGRWNEKLFEAQLRMIAARSRRDISVNPSTWLPGPGLIEREIDRLMKLGTEFGVCYADIDDFKAYNDYYGYYYGDRVIRLTARIIRDVVFDLCREGFVGHIGGDDFIFILPPSLVESACQNIIRTFDTLIPYRYAEEDRLRGIIHTQNRKGVMESFTFLTISIAVLINQQGVFKHVGEMSHMLADLKKYSKSLKGSNYVFERRKKY; encoded by the coding sequence ATGTTCCACTGCGCCTGCCGCCAGGAGGGTATCGATGTCGTCTATAATCTTTCCCGCTCTTTTGCCCGAGAGAAGATATCCTTTCATTATTTTCGGACCCTCGATGAACTCCTGATACTCTCCCAGCGATACCAGCTCGATTTGGTGATTATTGCCGGTAAGGGTGATTTCTTGAAAGAAGTTGAGATGGTCCATCTGATGAAAGATCATATCTTTCTGGCCATTATTCCGACCGTGCTGTACCATCCCGACCCCACCGAATCGCTTCTGATAACCGGTTTCGAAAACGGCGCCGACAGTTTCCTGCACGGCCGGTGGAATGAGAAATTGTTTGAGGCCCAGTTGCGTATGATAGCCGCCCGGAGTCGCCGCGACATTTCGGTCAATCCCTCCACCTGGCTGCCGGGGCCGGGACTGATTGAAAGAGAAATCGATCGTCTGATGAAACTGGGGACCGAATTCGGAGTCTGTTATGCCGATATTGATGATTTCAAAGCGTATAACGATTATTACGGCTATTATTACGGCGATCGTGTCATTCGCCTGACCGCCCGCATCATCCGCGATGTCGTTTTCGACCTCTGCCGCGAGGGTTTTGTCGGACATATCGGCGGTGATGATTTCATTTTTATTTTGCCCCCCAGCCTGGTCGAATCGGCCTGCCAGAATATCATCAGGACTTTCGATACTCTGATTCCCTATCGGTATGCCGAGGAGGATCGACTTCGCGGCATCATCCATACTCAGAATCGGAAAGGGGTAATGGAGTCTTTCACTTTCCTGACCATTTCTATCGCGGTGCTGATCAATCAGCAGGGGGTTTTCAAGCATGTCGGAGAGATGTCGCACATGCTGGCCGATCTCAAGAAATATTCCAAATCGCTCAAAGGCTCGAATTATGTCTTTGAGCGGCGCAAAAAATATTAG
- a CDS encoding tetratricopeptide repeat protein — protein MTGKRNSTNSPARRPEGVKWPMIIFAAAFLIRLIYLLQYRSNPSFNFPMVDELWHFNWASEIIGGKFWGSEAYFRGPLYPYFLAVLLKITGSSIFWSRLLQCLLPSFSAVLIYLLGKRAFSKKAGIIAGLAFAAYGTMIFYDTMFMLEALFITLALLSVYLMLLYKGERKPRQWLGTGIIFGLAAITRPNILLLAPLFLIWIYLGFASIRDFKKRLLIPFIYLAGLLIPVLSVTLRNYLVTGEAILVSSQGGVNFYLGNNRDAEGLTMLMPEVKLDESLPWNQFTAATRRAAEKETGKKLTAGEESSFWTDKALKFIGSNPGRFLALTFRKIIYFLVGFENSDNGDIYFSRNYSSLFSLLLWKKLIYFPFGLLLPLAVAGLAASWKRRRELSLFYLFIIGYLPTVILFLVTARHRLPVIPFLLLFAAAGTLEIYGDIKEKDWSRVRIYGAIFLILLIFSNRTYFDIGFENKAQIHFNLGLTYERQGNLMMAEKEYRAALESDPYSPTMLNNLGFVQYRLGQYNAALATFNKAIQYDPNFAQAYNNIGLIYESQNDPAQAENHYKKAINLNPELVQGYINLGDLYLAGNDLVKSELYYLQAKQVAPSRKEPLFKLGALYGRMKDFSRAQEMFQSGGKLGEPGAIDCINCGNIYYATRQPAKAIELYRRGIAMDSSSAQAYFNLAATFQSFGYPPDSAKYYLRKLLLINPQFEPARDLLKRIENQ, from the coding sequence ATGACAGGTAAAAGGAACTCGACAAATTCTCCGGCCCGGCGGCCGGAAGGCGTCAAATGGCCGATGATTATCTTTGCGGCAGCTTTCCTGATCCGATTGATTTATCTCCTTCAATACCGTTCCAATCCATCTTTTAATTTTCCAATGGTTGATGAACTGTGGCATTTCAACTGGGCCAGCGAGATAATCGGCGGTAAATTCTGGGGGAGCGAAGCTTATTTCCGCGGGCCATTATATCCCTATTTTCTGGCCGTGCTTCTGAAAATTACGGGGAGTTCCATTTTCTGGTCCAGGCTGCTCCAATGCCTGCTCCCATCATTTTCGGCCGTCCTCATTTATCTGTTGGGGAAAAGGGCTTTTTCGAAAAAAGCAGGTATTATCGCCGGACTGGCTTTTGCCGCTTATGGCACAATGATTTTCTATGATACCATGTTCATGCTGGAGGCTCTTTTTATTACGCTGGCTTTGCTGTCAGTTTATCTCATGCTTCTATACAAGGGGGAACGTAAGCCGCGCCAATGGCTGGGAACGGGGATCATTTTCGGCCTGGCGGCCATTACCCGGCCGAATATTCTGCTGCTGGCGCCTCTGTTTCTGATTTGGATTTATCTCGGATTTGCAAGTATCAGGGATTTCAAAAAGAGACTCCTCATCCCCTTCATCTATCTGGCGGGGTTGTTAATTCCCGTCTTAAGCGTAACCCTGCGGAATTATCTGGTCACCGGGGAGGCAATACTGGTCTCTTCGCAGGGAGGCGTTAATTTCTATCTCGGTAACAACCGCGATGCCGAGGGGCTGACCATGCTTATGCCGGAGGTAAAACTGGATGAATCTCTCCCCTGGAATCAGTTTACCGCCGCTACCCGCCGGGCAGCCGAAAAAGAAACCGGTAAGAAACTCACTGCCGGCGAAGAATCATCTTTCTGGACCGATAAAGCTCTGAAATTCATCGGGAGCAATCCGGGCCGGTTTCTTGCCCTGACTTTCAGGAAAATAATCTATTTTCTAGTGGGGTTCGAAAATTCGGATAACGGCGACATCTATTTCAGCCGCAATTACTCCTCGCTTTTTTCACTTCTCCTCTGGAAGAAGCTGATTTATTTCCCCTTCGGCCTTCTTTTGCCCCTGGCCGTCGCAGGTCTTGCGGCCTCCTGGAAAAGACGCCGGGAATTGTCTCTTTTTTATTTATTCATTATTGGGTATTTGCCCACGGTGATTCTTTTCCTTGTAACCGCGCGCCACCGGCTGCCGGTCATTCCGTTCCTGCTGCTCTTCGCGGCGGCCGGCACCCTGGAAATTTATGGCGACATCAAAGAGAAAGACTGGAGTCGTGTTCGGATATATGGTGCGATTTTCCTCATTCTCCTTATTTTCTCCAACCGCACCTATTTTGATATCGGTTTTGAGAATAAGGCGCAGATTCATTTCAATCTTGGACTGACTTACGAACGTCAGGGGAATCTGATGATGGCCGAGAAGGAATATCGGGCCGCGCTGGAAAGCGATCCTTATTCGCCGACCATGCTCAACAATCTTGGTTTTGTGCAATATCGGCTGGGACAGTACAATGCCGCGCTGGCTACCTTTAATAAGGCGATCCAGTATGATCCAAATTTCGCCCAGGCCTATAATAATATCGGCCTGATTTATGAGAGTCAGAATGACCCCGCGCAGGCCGAAAACCACTATAAGAAGGCCATCAATCTGAATCCCGAACTCGTTCAGGGTTATATCAATCTGGGCGATCTCTATCTGGCCGGCAATGATCTTGTGAAGTCGGAATTATACTACCTTCAGGCGAAACAGGTGGCCCCATCGCGCAAGGAGCCGTTGTTCAAACTGGGCGCATTGTACGGTCGCATGAAGGATTTTTCGAGGGCACAGGAGATGTTTCAGAGCGGCGGCAAATTGGGCGAACCGGGCGCTATCGATTGTATCAACTGTGGGAATATCTATTATGCCACCCGGCAGCCGGCCAAAGCGATCGAATTATATCGCCGGGGGATTGCGATGGACAGCAGCTCCGCCCAGGCCTATTTCAATCTGGCGGCCACCTTTCAGAGTTTCGGCTACCCGCCCGATTCGGCCAAATATTATCTTCGCAAGCTGCTCTTAATCAACCCCCAATTTGAACCGGCTCGGGATCTCCTCAAAAGAATTGAAAACCAATAG
- a CDS encoding iron-sulfur cluster assembly protein → MEDDLVTKEIVLAALKNCYDPEIPINIVDLGLVYDIRVDGGKVDVDMTLTAPGCPMHVPISTDARNKIQAIDGVEQATIHIVWEPRWTPDRMSDEAKKSMRF, encoded by the coding sequence ATGGAGGATGACTTGGTAACTAAGGAAATAGTCTTGGCAGCATTAAAGAACTGTTATGACCCGGAAATTCCAATCAACATCGTTGACCTCGGCCTCGTTTATGATATCCGCGTTGACGGCGGTAAGGTTGATGTTGATATGACTCTTACCGCGCCGGGCTGTCCCATGCATGTCCCCATTTCTACTGATGCCAGGAACAAGATTCAGGCGATAGATGGAGTCGAACAGGCCACTATTCACATCGTCTGGGAGCCGCGGTGGACCCCGGATCGGATGTCGGATGAGGCCAAAAAATCGATGAGATTTTGA
- a CDS encoding T9SS type A sorting domain-containing protein, whose protein sequence is MKHFSIITVILVIFMFSSIMAAEVNTLAAAKVRVENDKLIVPIELKNVQPMAALDLPLKYSKGVTLEEVTFDGTRSENFDFKFANIDNANNQVIIGMIPMVYGNKTDLEPGSGVVANLVFRIDNPSLESVELTPIVTRNPDHSLMYVYTEGTELKSMEPELSGLVVALNGASTPENALPTKFALKQNAPNPFNPTTMVSYDLPKPTNVRLEIFNVLGQRVKTLVDGYQEAGSQSVMWDGTDRSGSSVASGIYFYRIQAGENSATMKMMMLK, encoded by the coding sequence ATGAAGCATTTTAGCATCATTACTGTCATCTTGGTGATCTTCATGTTCTCTTCGATCATGGCTGCTGAGGTAAATACTCTTGCGGCTGCCAAAGTGCGGGTCGAGAATGATAAGTTAATCGTTCCGATTGAACTGAAAAATGTTCAGCCGATGGCGGCTCTGGATTTGCCTTTGAAGTATTCGAAGGGCGTTACTCTGGAGGAAGTCACTTTTGACGGAACTCGTTCCGAGAACTTTGACTTCAAGTTTGCAAACATCGACAATGCCAATAACCAGGTGATCATTGGAATGATCCCGATGGTTTACGGCAACAAGACCGATCTGGAACCGGGGAGCGGCGTCGTCGCCAACCTTGTTTTCCGCATCGACAATCCGTCGCTGGAATCGGTTGAATTAACGCCGATTGTTACCAGAAATCCCGACCATTCGTTGATGTATGTTTACACTGAGGGCACCGAATTGAAGTCGATGGAGCCGGAATTATCCGGTTTGGTTGTGGCTCTCAATGGCGCTTCCACGCCCGAAAACGCTCTGCCGACGAAATTTGCCCTGAAGCAGAATGCGCCCAATCCTTTTAACCCGACGACCATGGTCTCTTATGATCTGCCTAAGCCCACTAATGTGCGGCTGGAGATCTTCAACGTCCTCGGGCAGAGAGTGAAAACTCTGGTTGATGGTTACCAGGAGGCCGGTTCTCAGTCGGTGATGTGGGATGGCACGGATCGCAGCGGCTCGTCTGTAGCAAGCGGTATTTATTTCTACCGCATTCAGGCCGGTGAGAATAGTGCCACCATGAAAATGATGATGCTGAAGTAG
- a CDS encoding ABC transporter permease codes for MKLIRALLNWLKSFAFECQRLFFFSLKMVRSCFGRPIYPAETWEQMYLIGVGSLFLVILTGISAGQGMALQFSNELADFGSKNYLGRIMVLAIVRELGPVLTGLMVAARVASGITAEIGAMKSSNQLDALTAFGIDPIRKLAAPRLISLIVMLPVLTIICDVIAITGGWLIAIFISHITSITYWTAVREKLIFGNIFMGLFKPLIYGFVIGFIACYKGFTAEGGTKGVGRATTESVVITSITILIGNFMITKLIFSFLKGYL; via the coding sequence ATGAAACTGATAAGAGCTCTTCTGAACTGGTTGAAATCATTTGCTTTTGAATGCCAGAGGCTCTTTTTCTTTTCGTTGAAAATGGTTCGCTCCTGTTTTGGGCGCCCCATCTATCCGGCCGAGACCTGGGAGCAAATGTATCTTATCGGGGTTGGTTCGCTCTTTCTGGTGATCCTAACCGGCATTTCGGCCGGGCAGGGGATGGCGCTCCAGTTCTCCAACGAATTGGCTGATTTCGGAAGCAAAAACTACCTGGGACGAATTATGGTCCTGGCGATTGTCCGGGAACTGGGGCCGGTGTTGACCGGCTTGATGGTGGCTGCTCGGGTGGCGTCCGGAATTACCGCCGAAATCGGCGCCATGAAATCCTCCAACCAGCTTGATGCCCTGACCGCTTTCGGCATCGACCCGATCCGCAAGCTGGCCGCTCCGAGGTTGATTTCGCTCATCGTCATGCTGCCGGTGCTGACTATTATCTGCGATGTTATCGCTATCACCGGCGGATGGCTGATTGCCATTTTCATCTCCCATATAACCTCCATTACCTATTGGACCGCAGTCAGGGAGAAGCTGATATTCGGCAATATTTTCATGGGCCTGTTCAAGCCGCTGATCTATGGCTTTGTCATTGGTTTTATCGCCTGCTATAAAGGTTTCACCGCCGAGGGCGGCACCAAAGGGGTCGGCCGCGCCACGACCGAATCGGTGGTCATTACCTCTATCACCATCCTGATCGGCAATTTCATGATCACCAAATTGATTTTCTCTTTCCTGAAAGGGTATCTATGA
- a CDS encoding ATP-binding cassette domain-containing protein, whose amino-acid sequence MIAFRKVNYSIADRPILKNVSFEIPTGESRVIMGHSGSGKSTILRLILGLIRPDNGEIVVDNCNVCGVKEKDLREIRKRIGMVFQDGALFDSLTVGENVGFYLLEYTRMTMAEIESKVREMLGFVGLSEEIIDRLPDELSGGMQRRVAIGRALLSTDPKIMLYDEPTTGLDPQATTNVIALINRLAEVKHVTSIVVTHQIADAFEMADKFIIIDDGEVAFDGDLKTLRESTEPRVVEFLTPFRDSIANVRKIDFI is encoded by the coding sequence ATGATTGCTTTCCGGAAAGTTAATTATTCCATTGCCGATCGCCCAATTCTCAAGAATGTCTCATTCGAAATCCCCACCGGCGAGTCACGGGTGATTATGGGGCATTCCGGCTCCGGGAAATCGACCATCCTCCGCCTGATCCTCGGCCTTATCCGCCCGGACAATGGTGAAATCGTCGTCGATAACTGCAATGTCTGCGGCGTGAAAGAGAAAGACCTCCGCGAAATCCGCAAGCGTATCGGCATGGTGTTTCAGGATGGCGCCCTGTTTGACTCTTTGACCGTCGGCGAGAATGTCGGTTTCTACCTTCTGGAATATACCCGAATGACCATGGCGGAGATTGAAAGCAAAGTCCGCGAGATGCTCGGGTTTGTGGGGTTATCCGAGGAGATAATCGACCGGCTGCCCGATGAGCTTTCGGGCGGCATGCAGCGCCGGGTGGCAATCGGCCGGGCGCTTCTCTCCACCGACCCCAAAATCATGCTCTATGATGAGCCGACCACCGGCCTTGACCCGCAGGCAACCACCAATGTCATCGCTCTGATAAACCGCCTGGCCGAGGTCAAGCATGTCACTTCCATTGTGGTGACCCATCAGATCGCCGATGCTTTTGAGATGGCCGACAAATTTATCATTATCGATGACGGCGAGGTTGCTTTTGATGGCGACTTGAAAACGCTCCGGGAATCGACCGAGCCCCGGGTGGTCGAGTTTCTGACTCCCTTTCGGGATTCGATTGCCAATGTCCGTAAAATAGATTTTATTTGA
- a CDS encoding MlaD family protein, translating to MKRSIRVKWGELRVGLLITVAIAVMLWASFSGSGTSIFDTKTGYMGYLSNVNGLVSGAPVWIAGVEVGNVTHIKFVNLDSARQIEIRLRVKKSITNMITTDAGMKLGTIGFLGDKYIEIVPGTLTKPRLEPGSVIPTVPGADLAAMLAEGQKAMEHAHDLSDNLTDLTGKLRRGEGTAGQMFTNDTLFHEMTKMVSAMTVLIEEMQKSQKQITSSIKDVARNLDTITTQINSNRGTVGKLIADPGLYNNLHSSAGRIDSILARVERGEGSAGALVKDDSLYIEIRDLVLRVENLVSDIEKNPRKYFKFSVF from the coding sequence ATGAAACGAAGTATAAGAGTCAAATGGGGGGAACTTAGAGTCGGCCTTCTGATAACCGTTGCCATAGCAGTCATGCTCTGGGCCTCTTTTTCGGGGAGCGGAACATCGATTTTCGACACCAAAACCGGCTATATGGGCTACCTCAGCAATGTCAACGGGCTGGTCAGCGGGGCGCCGGTCTGGATTGCCGGAGTCGAGGTGGGCAATGTTACCCATATTAAGTTTGTCAATCTCGATTCGGCGCGGCAGATAGAAATCCGGCTGCGGGTAAAAAAATCAATTACCAATATGATTACCACCGATGCCGGCATGAAACTCGGCACGATCGGTTTTCTGGGCGATAAATACATCGAGATCGTACCGGGGACACTGACCAAACCGCGCCTTGAGCCCGGAAGTGTGATTCCCACGGTTCCAGGCGCCGATCTGGCCGCGATGCTGGCCGAGGGGCAGAAGGCAATGGAACATGCCCATGATTTGTCCGATAACCTCACCGATCTTACCGGCAAACTGCGTCGTGGTGAGGGAACCGCCGGGCAGATGTTCACCAACGATACGCTGTTCCATGAGATGACCAAAATGGTCTCGGCTATGACGGTCCTTATCGAGGAGATGCAAAAAAGCCAGAAACAGATTACCTCATCGATTAAAGATGTCGCGCGGAATTTGGACACGATTACGACCCAGATAAATTCCAACCGGGGCACCGTGGGGAAACTGATTGCTGATCCGGGGCTGTATAACAACCTTCACTCCTCCGCCGGGCGGATCGATTCGATTCTGGCGCGGGTGGAAAGGGGCGAGGGTTCCGCCGGGGCGCTGGTTAAAGATGATTCATTATATATTGAGATAAGGGATCTGGTTTTGCGGGTAGAGAATCTGGTGAGCGACATCGAGAAAAACCCCCGCAAGTATTTCAAGTTCTCGGTCTTCTAG
- a CDS encoding tetratricopeptide repeat protein, translating into MGMQTKAEKVDFDSLWNYDNPAETEAKFREILPEAKNSGDIGYYAELLTQIARAEGLAQKFDEAHALLDTVKGLLPTAGERAYIRYLLERGRVFNSSGKPGDAAPLFVEAWERSLKGGFDSYAVDAAHMMGIVATAEKQMGWNLEALDLAEKSPNPMAQKWKGSLYNNIGWTYFERKDYDSALMMFQKAVAFRRVQGKPGLVRIGEWCVAKTLRYLGRIEEALVIQQRLQKEWDEAGADNDGYVYEELAECLLALSRGKEAVPYFARAFELLAKDVWLVRDEPARLQRMKELGQVK; encoded by the coding sequence ATGGGCATGCAAACAAAGGCCGAAAAAGTCGATTTTGATTCTCTCTGGAATTATGACAATCCGGCTGAGACCGAGGCAAAATTCCGCGAAATCCTTCCCGAGGCGAAAAACTCCGGAGATATCGGCTACTATGCCGAACTTCTGACCCAAATTGCCCGCGCGGAGGGGCTTGCGCAGAAATTCGATGAGGCCCACGCCCTTCTCGATACGGTGAAAGGGCTTCTGCCGACCGCCGGTGAGCGGGCGTATATCCGGTATCTATTGGAGCGCGGACGGGTTTTCAATTCCTCGGGCAAACCGGGCGATGCGGCGCCATTATTTGTGGAAGCATGGGAAAGAAGTTTGAAAGGTGGTTTTGATTCTTATGCGGTTGATGCCGCCCATATGATGGGGATTGTTGCCACCGCCGAAAAGCAGATGGGATGGAACCTGGAAGCGCTCGATTTGGCGGAAAAAAGCCCCAACCCGATGGCTCAGAAATGGAAAGGGAGCCTCTACAATAATATCGGCTGGACATATTTTGAGCGGAAAGATTATGATTCGGCGCTCATGATGTTCCAGAAGGCGGTGGCTTTCCGCCGGGTGCAGGGGAAACCGGGGCTGGTACGAATCGGCGAATGGTGTGTGGCGAAAACGCTTCGTTATTTGGGGAGGATCGAAGAAGCGCTGGTGATTCAGCAGCGTCTGCAGAAAGAATGGGATGAGGCCGGCGCTGATAATGACGGGTATGTTTATGAGGAATTGGCGGAGTGCCTGCTGGCGTTGAGCCGCGGCAAGGAAGCGGTTCCCTATTTTGCGCGGGCTTTTGAGTTGCTTGCGAAGGATGTCTGGCTGGTGCGTGATGAGCCGGCACGGCTGCAAAGGATGAAGGAATTGGGGCAGGTTAAATAG
- a CDS encoding peptidylprolyl isomerase: protein MTQAKHGDTVKVHYTGRFDDGQVFDSSSGREPLQFTIGQGQIIPGFEAAVVGMVPGQTKTEKIPSDQAYGNHDQNMVAEIERKLVPEGLNPEIGQELEMEHPNGETIPVIVTNVNESHVTIDANHPLAGKDLTFDIELLEIG, encoded by the coding sequence ATGACACAGGCAAAGCATGGCGATACGGTCAAGGTGCATTACACCGGCAGATTTGATGACGGCCAGGTGTTTGATTCCTCTTCAGGGCGCGAACCGCTGCAGTTCACCATCGGGCAAGGGCAGATAATCCCCGGTTTCGAGGCGGCCGTTGTCGGTATGGTCCCCGGGCAGACCAAAACCGAAAAAATCCCGTCCGATCAGGCTTACGGCAATCATGATCAAAACATGGTGGCCGAAATCGAGCGGAAACTTGTCCCTGAAGGGCTGAACCCCGAAATCGGGCAGGAGCTGGAGATGGAGCACCCCAACGGCGAGACAATCCCGGTTATTGTCACCAATGTCAACGAATCGCATGTGACTATCGATGCCAATCATCCCTTGGCCGGCAAAGACCTGACCTTCGATATCGAATTGCTTGAAATTGGATAA
- a CDS encoding TlpA disulfide reductase family protein, producing MHYKVYFFLSVLLFAVFSAVSAQNYTVVSFNAQYKLLYEDAKIIDLCREFMTKSDNIDAIREAQNRWKEIDPENVLAFCQELYNQNPNLAKNTYLLGRVTPEVGKQLELGRKAIQLDPKWPYGYRLLLACYQDDLFNSKGNPAKQEVLKKELPTDEHYFTEITGLFPDQTFAWQFLMNYRIYKKDFTAVLQTLAKGDSMKAPWASKMIYANIYSRMGRYGDALKTIEAGADEGIAKGQLSAEEKAPFVSQLYQQMLTDAKANDEALRYLLSNKGENPDSGKLYDIACFYSLTGDKEHAIEYLTLAGEKKWDNADHVKQDSDLIPLHGDPRWEKLLAVYQANWDNGKEARKQKMLTEKVDINAPLWKLTNAVGDSVSLSDFRGKIVILDFWATWCGYCALAMPMVNEFTQKMAGDSVVVIAVDVWEKGRGKVQNFMKEKDYKMYLVYGNDELPKAYDFKGIPYICAIDRNGKIRYIESGYSPGLYEKLVWWTEDLSKQP from the coding sequence ATGCACTATAAAGTTTATTTCTTTCTGAGTGTTCTTCTCTTTGCGGTCTTTTCGGCTGTCTCGGCCCAGAATTATACTGTGGTTTCATTCAACGCACAGTACAAACTCCTCTATGAAGATGCCAAAATTATCGACCTCTGCCGCGAGTTTATGACCAAAAGCGACAATATTGATGCTATCCGCGAGGCGCAGAACCGCTGGAAAGAGATTGACCCGGAAAATGTCCTGGCCTTCTGCCAGGAGCTTTACAATCAGAATCCCAACTTGGCCAAGAATACCTACCTTCTCGGGCGGGTTACTCCTGAGGTCGGCAAGCAACTTGAGCTGGGACGGAAAGCAATTCAGCTTGACCCGAAATGGCCGTACGGGTATCGACTTCTTTTGGCCTGCTATCAGGATGACCTTTTCAACAGCAAGGGTAATCCGGCCAAACAGGAAGTGCTGAAGAAAGAACTTCCTACTGATGAACATTATTTCACCGAGATCACCGGACTTTTTCCCGATCAGACATTTGCCTGGCAGTTTTTGATGAACTATAGGATTTACAAAAAAGATTTCACCGCGGTGCTCCAGACTCTGGCGAAAGGCGACTCGATGAAGGCGCCGTGGGCTTCAAAGATGATCTATGCCAATATCTACTCCCGGATGGGCAGATACGGCGATGCCCTGAAAACAATCGAAGCCGGAGCCGATGAGGGGATTGCCAAAGGGCAGTTGTCGGCCGAGGAAAAGGCCCCTTTTGTTTCTCAATTGTATCAACAAATGCTGACCGATGCCAAGGCAAATGATGAAGCGCTCCGTTACCTTCTGAGCAATAAGGGAGAAAACCCCGACAGCGGCAAGCTGTATGATATTGCCTGCTTCTACTCCCTTACCGGCGATAAAGAGCATGCGATTGAATATCTGACTCTGGCCGGCGAAAAGAAATGGGATAACGCGGATCATGTCAAACAGGATAGCGACCTGATTCCCCTGCACGGCGACCCGAGATGGGAAAAGCTGCTTGCCGTTTATCAGGCCAACTGGGATAACGGCAAAGAGGCTCGCAAGCAGAAGATGCTCACAGAGAAAGTGGACATAAATGCTCCCCTCTGGAAACTGACCAATGCCGTCGGAGATAGTGTCAGCCTGTCCGATTTCCGCGGCAAAATAGTGATTCTCGATTTTTGGGCCACCTGGTGCGGTTATTGCGCCCTGGCCATGCCGATGGTTAATGAATTCACGCAGAAGATGGCCGGCGACAGTGTGGTTGTCATTGCTGTCGATGTCTGGGAAAAGGGGCGGGGCAAGGTGCAGAACTTTATGAAGGAAAAAGATTATAAGATGTATCTGGTCTACGGCAATGATGAGCTTCCCAAGGCATATGATTTCAAGGGGATTCCGTACATTTGTGCCATCGACAGGAACGGCAAGATAAGATATATCGAAAGCGGATACAGCCCGGGGCTATACGAGAAACTGGTCTGGTGGACAGAGGACTTGTCAAAACAGCCTTGA